A region from the Vicia villosa cultivar HV-30 ecotype Madison, WI linkage group LG3, Vvil1.0, whole genome shotgun sequence genome encodes:
- the LOC131657516 gene encoding protein EXPRESSION OF TERPENOIDS 1-like yields MSRFFSLGQKQYTSSSNEEILEIWQQQSLKNYSVFGVAPKTCSFDECGGKFTMMMRRNGGTNCQDCGNQAKKDCTHLRCRTCCKSRGFQCQTHVKSTWVPASKRRERQQHLSMLQQHQPFRRRDHGESYKYHRHVDNQDGAGSSLPCPQPPNPTAGFELGQFPAEVSSASVTFRCVRVSSLDGPEEQCAYQTAVSIGGHVFKGVLYDQGPSPSSLYTSSTIAPMEGSSGGGHHQPQQPQQLDFLTTATASATTTTGISFDPSLYSAPLHAFMAGTQFFHPQHPN; encoded by the exons ATGTCTAGGTTTTTTTCTCTAGGTCAAAAACAATATACTAGCAGTAGTAACGAAGAGATCTTAGAGATATGGCAACAACAAAGCTTGAAGAACTACAGTGTGTTTGGAGTGGCTCCTAAAACCTGTTCATTTGATGAGTGTGGAGGAAAATTCACGATGATGATGAGACGGAACGGAGGAACAAATTGTCAAGACTGTGGGAATCAAGCGAAGAAAGACTGTACACATCTAAGATGTAGAACTTGTTGTAAGAGTCGAGGGTTTCAGTGTCAAACACATGTCAAGAGTACTTGGGTTCCAGCTTCTAAACGCCGTGAACGACAGCAACATCTATCTATGTTGCAACAGCACCAACCGTTTCGTCGAAGAGATCATGGAGAGAGCTATAAGTATCATCGACATGTGGATAATCAAGATGGTGCAGGTTCTTCTCTTCCATGTCCTCAACCACCTAACCCTACCGCAG GGTTTGAGTTGGGACAGTTTCCAGCTGAAGTGAGTTCTGCATCAGTAACGTTTCGGTGTGTGAGAGTGAGTTCATTGGACGGTCCAGAGGAGCAGTGTGCGTATCAAACGGCTGTGAGCATAGGAGGACATGTTTTCAAAGGAGTTCTCTATGATCAAGGTCCTTCTCCTTCAAGTCTTTACACCAGTAGTACTATTGCACCTATGGAAGGTTCTTCAGGTGGAGGTCATCATCAacctcaacaacctcaacaacttGATTTCTTGACAACTGCAACCGCATCTGCAACCACAACCACTGGTATCTCGTTTGATCCTTCACTTTACTCGGCTCCGCTACATGCTTTCATGGCCGGTACACAATTTTTCCACCCCCAACATCCTAATTAA